A section of the Mastomys coucha isolate ucsf_1 unplaced genomic scaffold, UCSF_Mcou_1 pScaffold15, whole genome shotgun sequence genome encodes:
- the Atp5f1e gene encoding ATP synthase subunit epsilon, mitochondrial: protein MVAYWRQAGLSYIRFSQICAKAVRDALKTEFKANAEKTSGSSIKTVKVKKE, encoded by the exons ATGGTGGCGTACTGGCGACAGGCTGGACTCAG CTACATCCGGTTCTCCCAGATCTGTGCGAAAGCAGTGAGGGACGCCCTGAAGACTGAGTTCAAGGCGAACGCCGAGAAGACGTCAGGCAGCAGCATAAAAACTGTGAAAGTGAAGAAGGAGTAG
- the Prelid3b gene encoding PRELI domain containing protein 3B translates to MKIWTSEHVFDHPWETVTTAAMQKYPNPMNPSVVGVDVLDRHVDPSGKLHSHRLLSTEWGLPSIVKSLIGAARTKTYVQEHSVVDPVKRTMELKSTNISFTNMVSVDERLTYKPHPQDPEKTVLTQEALITVKGVSLSSYLEGLMASTISSNANKGREAMEWVIHKLNAEIEELAASARGSIRAPMAAAAALVDK, encoded by the exons ATGAAGATCTGGACTTCGGAGCACGTCTTTGA CCATCCATGGGAAACAGTTACTACAGCTGCAATGCAGAAGTACCCAAACCCCATGAACCCGAGTGTGGTTGGCGTTGATGTACTGGACAGACATGTTGATCCCTCGGGAAAGCTGCACAGCCACAGACTGCTCAGCACAGAGTGGGGCCTGCCTTCCATTGTGAAGTCT CTTATTGGTGCAGCAAGAACGAAAACATACGTGCAGGAGCATTCTGTAGTTGACCCAGTAAAGAGGACAATGGAGCTCAAGTCCACCAAT ATCTCATTTACAAATATGGTCTCGGTAGATGAGAGGCTCACATACAAGCCACACCCACAGGACCCAGAGAA AACCGTCCTGACCCAGGAAGCCCTCATCACTGTGAAAGGGGTGAGCCTTAGCAGCTACCTGGAAGGGCTCATGGCAAGCACCATATCTTCCAACGCTAACAAA GGCCGAGAAGCCATGGAGTGGGTGATACATAAACTGAACGCTGAGATTGAGGAATTGGCAGCGTCAGCAAGAGGGAGCATAAGGGCACCaatggcggcggcggcggcgctggTGGACAAGTGA